The genomic stretch CCGAGAATCCCCACGAAAGATGAGCCGTGGTGATGAATCAGCAGAGACCGCGAAATGGGAGGTAGAGATGAAAAAGCGTACCCTTGGCTGCGTTGGTTTGCTATTCGCTTGCGTGGCTCTGATGTTCTTCTACATCGTGATATATGGCAGGCCAAAGACGAGAGCACAGCCGGTGAATATGTACGATCTTATGGTAGACGTGTCAGCCTTTCCCCAGGGATGGGATGTGGAGTTTGGACCCTCTCACCCTCCGCCAAGGAAACACCTCAGAGGGGAGAGTGAGGGCTTGTATGTGCAGTTTGCGAGGGGCTTTGACCATGGCGCAATGCACATAGTTTGCAGATATACAAACGATCTAACAGCAACGGTTTCCTTTTACGTGGACAATGAGTTCCCCAATCTGAGAGAGGCTATGATAACCCCGTGGGCAGTGCCTGAAGGATGGTCATACGAGAGTCCGGTTGCTGACCGCTTCAAGTTCGCCTGTGCTGAGCTTGAAATATTAGGGCGATTCCGGAGTTGCTCAGCGGTCGCTCAATATGGTGAGTACATCTCTGTCTTCAGAAGCAAAGTATCTCCTGAGTACATGACGCTACAAGACTTGGAACGCATTCTCAAGGCCATTGACGAGCGCATGGCTCAGCACCTGAAAGGCAATAGCCGGTAAGCATGAACTTATCAAGCAAGGGCAAGGAGTGTCCTATGCGGAGGAAGCTTCTCTTGATCGGCTGGATCATCGGCATTCTATTCCCCTTTGGGTGGCTCACCTCGTATTCTGACACCTATCGCCAAGTGTTCGATATGATCTTCAGTCCTCTGTGGGTTCACATCCTGATGCACACTCTGCTCTACCTGGTGTTGGCCTATCTCCTGACCTGCTTACTGTTGAGGGGCCGTTCTGCACAGATGAGCCTATACCACCTCGGCCTGTTGCTTTTAGTGATTTTCATCATCGCCCTGCTGCAAGAAGGTTTTCAACTGCTCTACCAAGGGAGGCTGCCGGGTGCCGATGAGTGGCTGGACATGGGTGTTGATTTGGTCGGGGGTTCATTGGGGCTTCTGATGTTTTGTGTACGAGTGAGAAGGATATCTCAGCGGTAGGTCGAGAACTGCTAATAGGCGTTGTCTGCGGCGCACGATGAATGTTCAAGTAGACGAGTCCGATAGTGATGTTGTGCCAACTTGCCCCTGACCGGCCTCAGTCGGGGTCTGGTGTTTGATGTGCTCTTTGACAATCTGAGAAGTATCCTGCATCTATACCTTCCGCTAAGGTGACCACAGCGGTGCTGTGGGTGACCAAGTACTACTACGCCAACGGCCGGCGGGTGGCCATGCGCACGCCCTCCGGCGTCAGCTACATCCATGCTGACCACCCTTCGGCTTCGCTCAGGGCAGGCCTGGGGAGCACGGCAGTCATCAGCGGGGCGCAGAGTGGCAACATCAGGTACTACCCGTACGGGACCACACGCAGCGGCGCTGTGGCCACCGCCTACAAGTTCACCGGGCAACGGTTGGATGACAGCACAGGGCTGTACTTCTATGGAGCCCGCTACTACGACGCGGCCCTGGGGCGGTTCATCCAGGCAGATACCATCGTGCCGCAGCCGGGGAACCCCCAGGCGCTGAACCGGTACTCGTATGTGCTGAATAATCCGCTGCGGTATGTGGACCCTACTGGTCGTCGGTATGAGCAGAGCGCCGGGTACGTATTCGATCCCAATTACTGGCGGGACCTCCTACTCTGGTTCGTTCGCGAGGCCAACCGCAATGCCCGGCTCCCGGAAGTGCAAATCATGCGTCTCAACAATGTAGTGGGCAACTTAGGCCCACCTGGTGCTGGCAGCAAAGCTCTGGCTGGCGGTATGTTCTATCAGTTGGTCCGGGACAGCGGCCCATGGGATTTCAAGGACGAGACTGAAGATAAAAGGAAAGGAGGCTGAAGAAGATGCAAAGAGCCTTGCTGATAGGGACATTAGTAATGCTGTGCGCATTCGCAGGGGGGTGTGATGTTTTTACTACCCCTCCGCCCCGAGATTGCGCAATAAGCAGTCTAGTTATAGATGAAACAGTTTTCCCCCCTGGCACAGTGGCTGATCTCCTGGTATCGCCCTTGCCAGGAGGACCGATCCCCAAAACGGCTTTTGAATCCGCTGGGCGTAGCTTCCACTACTCACGCACCTTTGGGATCACTACACACAACGTTTATCGCTACAAATCAGCAAATAGGGCAGCCGACGAGTTCGCGCGACGTAGAAAACTTGAATTTTCGGAGGGAGAGAACAGAGGACCTTGGAAGAAGCCAAGTGATCTTACTTATGAAAGCCCCATCGCTGACCAATTCTGTGTGGCTTGTGGCATGGATGGTAGCTTTTACACTTGCGTGATGGTTGCCCAATATGAAGAGTATTTCGTGCGGCTAAATGTCCACATGTCTCCTGACACCATGACCTTCCAGGATCTGGAGCGCGTGCTCTGGGCTGTTGACGAGCGCATGGCCTACTGCCTGAACAAGCCGCTGCCAACGGCACCAGCCGGAACCGCCACGCCATAGCCATAAGGCCAGGTTTGCGCGCAGGAGAACATCGCTCCTTTGACACGTGGTCGAACATCCACTATGGTTATGTTGGCATAGCAGCGGGCTTCTCGGCTGATGCTCTGCTTGATGGCGCAGGGCTGGAACAGTTCGGCTCGGATATTCTCGCTTACCGAAAATGGCCTCAGGCTGTTCCGGGAGTCAGCGGGGTGCGACGATTTGATCAGCTATATGATCAGGCAGCGATCCAGGTCGGCGTTGATCTGTGGAAGACCTATAGCCTGGCAGTAAAACCGGAGGATATCGTCTGGGCGATACAAACTGTGCCTGGTCTCGATAGACGGCCGGCACAAGGAGGGCATCTATGAAGAAGATAACTTTGGGCTGCTTGGTTTTGCTGCTTTTGGTCTGTGGGCTGCCGGTAACCCTTTGGGCCCTGCCTTCACTACTGCCACCTACCGTAAGAACACCCCCAGTGGATATGCGTGACTTGATGGTAGATGCGACTCCCTTTCCCCCAGACTGGCGTGTGGTGCGCGGGCCAGAGCCACAACCCGAAAGATCGAGTTTGGATTGGGGAGATGAGAATCTATCTGTGGGCTTACAGCCCACTGGTGATAGAGGTTTTGCGTCTCACTACGTTTTCAAGTTCCGCAACGAAGCTGCGGCTATGTACGGTCACTTTTGGATTCTAAGACAGGGGGTATTGTTTCCTTCCCACCGGGAATCGAAGATCCCCGCTGAATGGACCTACCGCAGTCCGATTGCCGATGATTGGCGCTTTGCCTGTGTAGATTATGGGCAAGGCAAGCGAATGTGGTGTGCTGCTATGGCACGGTATGATGAGTATATCTCCGTACTTAATACCACCGTGTCCTCTGAGTATATGACCCTAAAAGACCTGGAGGGTATTTTGAGGGCCATTGATGAACGCATGGCTCAATGCCTGGGCAAGCTGCTGCCAACGGCACCAGCTGGAACCGCCACGCCATAGCCATAAGGCCAGGCTTGCGTGCAGGAGAACACCACGCCCACTACATATCGCTTTACCGGCCAGCGGGAAGAGAATACAATTGGGCTGTACTTTTACAATGCCAGATGGTATGACCCGGCCTTGGGGCGATTTGTGCAGGCGGATACGATTGTGCCTGAGCCGGGCAACCCGCAGGCGCTGAACCGATGTATATGTTTTGAATATCACTGCACAGGACCCCTAACTATATCCCGAGTGCCTTAACCCTCGCTAACGCCCATACCGCTTATCGCACTCCTGATGGCGTCTCCACTTCATTGTGTTCTCTCAATATGCAATGCCTCTGGTCTTCTCCTTGCGGGGAAGACCACGTTGGTGCTATACTCTAAGTGATATCGAGAACGGGAGAGCATTTTATATGGATGAGGTCAAAGTCTTGAGCGTCATGCGGCTGAGCGAAGAGAACCTAGAAACCCTGCGCCAAGTCTCACCGCAACTGAATATCTCGCAGATTACATGCCACAAGCCAGAGGAAATGGATCCCCTCCTGGACGAAGTGGAAGTGCTCTACACTTACTATGCGGACTTCGATCCTGCCCTGGCCCCGCGCCTCAAATGGATACAACTCTCCAGCGCGGGGGTAGACCACCTCTTAGATAAGCCCGTGATGGCCTCAGACATCCTCATCACCACCACAAGTGGTATCCATGCCATTCCTATCGCCGAATATGTTTTCGCCTCGGTACTGAATTTCTGGCGGCAATTCCCGCGCCTCCTAGGATACCAGGTCCGGCACGAATGGCCTCATGGACGCTGGGATGAGTTCCGGGGCGAAGAACTGCGAGGCAAAACGATGGGCATCGTCGGTTACGGCAGCATCGGGCGCGAGGTAGGTCGGTTAGCGAAGTGCTTCGGGATGCGTGTACTGGCCCTCAAACGCGCTCCCTCCAAGCGGGCCGACCCGGGCCATATTGTGGCGGGAGCAGGCGACCCGGCTGGCACCATACCTGACGCGATTTACGCCCCTGAGGAGTTGTGCGAAATGGTGGCGCAGTGCGACGTTGTGGTCATCTGCTTACCCCTGACAGCGGAGACCAAGGGGTTTGTCGGCAAAGAAGCCTTGCGCGCCATGAAACCCGCTGCCTACCTGGTGAATGTCTCTCGCGGCGACGTGGTGGACGAAGAAGCCCTGGTGCGAGCCCTGCGTGAAAGATGGATCGCTGGGGCCGGGCTCGACGTGTTCCACCAGGAGCCACTGCCGCCAGATCACCCGCTCTACGACTTGGAGAACGTCATCTTGACGCCACATATCTCTGCTGTCACCCACGCATACGACGACCGGGCGACCGCGCTTTTCGCGGAGAACCTCCGCCGTTATCTCCATGGAGAGGAGTTGCTGAACGTTGTGGATCGGGAGCGAGGATACTGAATCTGGGCTAAAGTACGATGACCGGCCAACGGACGAACTGGCTGCCCTGGCGGGCCATATGCTGCGCGCGGCGCGGCTCACTCTGGCCGTGGCTGAATCCTGTACAGGTGGGCTCTTGGCCCATCATATCACCAATGTCCCGGGCAGTTCGAACTATTTCCTTGGCGGAGTCATCGCTTACTCCAACGAGGTCAAAGTACGATTGTTGGGCGTGCCTGTTGAAACGATCGAGCAGCATAGCGCTGTCAGTTGGCAAACGGCACTGGCGATGGCGCGGGGAGTGCGTCAACGGCTCGGGGCCGATGTGGCCCTTTCGATCACAGGTATTGCTGGCCCGACCGGGGGCACGCCCGAGAAACCCGTCGGCCTGGTGTATCTTGGTTTAGCGGCGGACGATGCCGAACGCTGGGAAGAGCACCGCTGGTCCGGCACCAGGTTGGAGAACAAGGAATTTTCCGTGAGAGCAGCGCTAATAATGCTGCTGGCTTATCTGGAAAAGCGATTTTCCTGAAATGCACTATCAGTGATATATCTCGTTTCTAAACCCGCTACTTTTCGCTAGTCTGAGAGCGGCATACGAAAAAATTCTCAGCGGACCTACCGCCCGCTGAGAATTTTGTTCCACTCGCTTGGTGCGATGATGATACACTTAGGCTATAGCGCCCTTGGCAATCTCGACCAACCGTGCGAAGGCTGCCTCATCACGGATAGCCAGGTCGGCCAGCATCTTGCGGGAAATTTCCACGCCAGCGCTCTTCAAACCGGCAATGAAGTGGCGATAATCGAGTCCATTCAGTCGAGCTGCTGCATTGATGCGGGTGATCCAAAGCCGGCGCATGTCGCGCTTTCTATCGCGCCGGTCGCGATAGGCATACCAGAGCGATTTCATGCGCGCCTCATTCGCACGACGATACAATCGGTGCTTCGTTAACCGCTGTCCCTCTGTGAATTCAAGTACTTTCTTATGACGGCGATGCGCCGTCACTCCTCGTTTTACTCTTGGCAACTGATAGATCCCTCCGAGAAATTCCTAAAGTGCTCACTTCAGGTAAGGTGCAAGCCGTTTGATGCGCTGGATATCACTCCGGTTCTCGACCGGTAGCATCTCGTCATAAAGGCGCTTCGCGCGCTTGGCTCGCTTGCGCCTCAAATGGCTCTTGCCCCCCTTCGTGCGCATAATTTTACCAGATCCTGTGATCTTAAATCTCTTTGCTGTTGCTTTATGTGTCTTGATCTTTGGCACAGTCTATCTAACGCTCCTTAATTTGATTGTATCACTCTTGCTTACTTTGCGAATCCCCAATGCTTTTGCTCGCGCTCCCAGCGCTGGTTGCTTTGGCTTTCGAGGTCACGAGCATCAACATCGTAGGCCCTTCCATGTGTGGTTCTTGCTCAACCATCGCTACATCGGCGAGTCGGGCC from Chloroflexota bacterium encodes the following:
- a CDS encoding RHS repeat-associated core domain-containing protein; this encodes MRTPSGVSYIHADHPSASLRAGLGSTAVISGAQSGNIRYYPYGTTRSGAVATAYKFTGQRLDDSTGLYFYGARYYDAALGRFIQADTIVPQPGNPQALNRYSYVLNNPLRYVDPTGRRYEQSAGYVFDPNYWRDLLLWFVREANRNARLPEVQIMRLNNVVGNLGPPGAGSKALAGGMFYQLVRDSGPWDFKDETEDKRKGG
- a CDS encoding CinA family protein; the encoded protein is MLRAARLTLAVAESCTGGLLAHHITNVPGSSNYFLGGVIAYSNEVKVRLLGVPVETIEQHSAVSWQTALAMARGVRQRLGADVALSITGIAGPTGGTPEKPVGLVYLGLAADDAERWEEHRWSGTRLENKEFSVRAALIMLLAYLEKRFS
- the rplT gene encoding 50S ribosomal protein L20, whose amino-acid sequence is MPRVKRGVTAHRRHKKVLEFTEGQRLTKHRLYRRANEARMKSLWYAYRDRRDRKRDMRRLWITRINAAARLNGLDYRHFIAGLKSAGVEISRKMLADLAIRDEAAFARLVEIAKGAIA
- a CDS encoding D-2-hydroxyacid dehydrogenase, whose product is MDEVKVLSVMRLSEENLETLRQVSPQLNISQITCHKPEEMDPLLDEVEVLYTYYADFDPALAPRLKWIQLSSAGVDHLLDKPVMASDILITTTSGIHAIPIAEYVFASVLNFWRQFPRLLGYQVRHEWPHGRWDEFRGEELRGKTMGIVGYGSIGREVGRLAKCFGMRVLALKRAPSKRADPGHIVAGAGDPAGTIPDAIYAPEELCEMVAQCDVVVICLPLTAETKGFVGKEALRAMKPAAYLVNVSRGDVVDEEALVRALRERWIAGAGLDVFHQEPLPPDHPLYDLENVILTPHISAVTHAYDDRATALFAENLRRYLHGEELLNVVDRERGY
- the rpmI gene encoding 50S ribosomal protein L35; amino-acid sequence: MPKIKTHKATAKRFKITGSGKIMRTKGGKSHLRRKRAKRAKRLYDEMLPVENRSDIQRIKRLAPYLK
- the vanZ gene encoding VanZ family protein, giving the protein MRRKLLLIGWIIGILFPFGWLTSYSDTYRQVFDMIFSPLWVHILMHTLLYLVLAYLLTCLLLRGRSAQMSLYHLGLLLLVIFIIALLQEGFQLLYQGRLPGADEWLDMGVDLVGGSLGLLMFCVRVRRISQR